Within Thermogemmatispora onikobensis, the genomic segment AGCAAGAGGAGGCAGAACATCACCAACCCCATGCAGCTAGCTCCCGCAAGCAAGAGCCACAGCTGTCGTTTCCGCGTAGGCTTAAGCATCGGCTCCCGATCCCCTCGCTCTCAATGTCGACAAGCGGCCAGGCTTCAATGCTGGCTGGCTGGCTGCTTTCAGTTCAGACTCCAGCCAGTCGGTGAGTGAACCAGTCAGACCTCCAGCAGCAGGGCTGGCTGGCGCTGTCCGCTTTGCCCCCGGCCTGTTCCTTGCTGACTTTCTTCCTTCTCTCGCTTGCGGTTTGACGGCCTGGTCAGGCCTCTTGTGGAACGCGCATGAGGCGCAGCCACATCGCCGCTAGCAGGAGCAGGAGGAAGGCTAGAGCGGCCAGTAGCAGATTGTCTTGCGAGACAAAGCTCAGACCAAGGCGCAGATAGGTGAGCGCCACCAGAGAAACATCAACAACATCGCTCAGCAGTAGCAGCGTTCTGACCAGTAGCTCGGGTTGATTGAAGAAGAGCAGGAATAACAATACAGGAATGCTGGCAGTCAGAATAAACAGCGAGACCATGAACAAAGAGCTTAAGGTCTGGAGACGTGCCAGGCGAGTGCGTTGCTGTTGGTGCAGCTCCTCAAGCTGGCGTGTCGTACGCTGGCGCAGGTAGATGGCCTGCATGATCTGTTCAGTAGAAAGGTTGCAAGAAACGGGCGAGAAATTCCCGTGCAGAGTCCGCTTCAGCTGCTGCTGCTGCTGCTCATAGTGCCGGCAGGCGGGACAATGAGCCAGATGAGCAAGAACCTCGGAGCGTCGGCGGGCCGTCTCGGCCTCGCTGTCGCTGTGCTCCTCAGTCAGCCATGCTCTAGCGTCGCGGCAGCGCATCGACCTCTCCCTCCTTTGCATCTTCCTGCTGCATATAGCGCGCGAGCAGCTCACGTGCTCGGTGCAGGCGTGCTTTCACCAGGGCGGGTGTCAGCTTGAGTGCGCTGGCAATCTCCTCATAGGATAGATCGTACCAGTAGCGCAGGACAATCACCGCGCGGTACTTGGCCGGGAGACGCTGCAGATAGCGCTGAATCTCATCATGCTGCTCACCCTCTAGCGCAGACTGCTCGGGGCTGCTGCCGTGGTCGATGATCCATTCAAGGAACGGCACTTCTTCCAGCGATCTGGCCAAAAAGCGCCGCCGCCTGAACTGGTCGATGGCCAGATGTGAGGCGATCGAGAGCAGCCAGGTGCTGAACTTATGAGCAGGCTTGTAGCTGGTCAGTTGCATGTAGGCACGGACGAAGGCTTCCTGGGTGACATCCTCGGCCTCAGTCACGTTGCCTAACATACGGTAGGCCAGGTTGTATACTGCATCTTTGTAGCGCTCGACGAGCACGCTGAAGGCATCTTGCTCGCCTGACAGCACAAGCTCGACCAGCGCCGTATCGCTGATCGCCTCCACAGCTGCCCCTTGTACCTGTCCGTGCAGGAGCTGCTCCCCCGTGACGGCTCCCTGTCCACTTTGTGTATGGCTCCGGCTGGAAATAGCCTCTGCGCTTTCCTCGGGCCGACTTCCTCGCTTGCGACGTATATGGCGCGCTGGTTGGGCCACTGCTCCAAGACTCAGCGCTCCTGATGCTCGTAGTGTCGAGTCCATCTTTAGCTGTCCGCTCGTTTCCTTTTCGACCGCTTTATCTATATATAGAAATGGATTGAAAGGTCCTTCTATAGCGAGATACGAGCGGTGACTAAAAAAGTTGTAATCTTTTGGCAAGTGTAGCACGAGGGAGGAAGCTCTGGCAAGGGGTGGTCTAGTCCTGGGAGATTCGGCTGGCCGACCATGTGAGTATCCATTGAACCTGCTCATCAGTGGCTCGGCGTCTGGCGGGATCGAGTGAGACGGACGTCCTGTAGTAAGGACAAAAAGGCTACAGGACGTCCGTTGCTTCCCTTTGGTATGTGCCGCCTGGTGGACAAGCAAGGCGAAGGGAAGAGGGGAGTGGTGGTGTGAGAGCGCTAGATGCTGATATCCCAGATGGTTTGGCCGCTCTCCAAGAGGTCGCTCACGA encodes:
- a CDS encoding sigma-70 family RNA polymerase sigma factor, which translates into the protein MDSTLRASGALSLGAVAQPARHIRRKRGSRPEESAEAISSRSHTQSGQGAVTGEQLLHGQVQGAAVEAISDTALVELVLSGEQDAFSVLVERYKDAVYNLAYRMLGNVTEAEDVTQEAFVRAYMQLTSYKPAHKFSTWLLSIASHLAIDQFRRRRFLARSLEEVPFLEWIIDHGSSPEQSALEGEQHDEIQRYLQRLPAKYRAVIVLRYWYDLSYEEIASALKLTPALVKARLHRARELLARYMQQEDAKEGEVDALPRR